The Chlorocebus sabaeus isolate Y175 chromosome 1, mChlSab1.0.hap1, whole genome shotgun sequence genome includes a region encoding these proteins:
- the PHLDA2 gene encoding pleckstrin homology-like domain family A member 2 — protein sequence MKSPDEVLREGELEKRSDSLFQLWKKKRGVLTSDRLSLFPASPRARPKELRFHSILKVDCVERTGKYVYFTIVTTDHKEIDFRCAGESCWNAAIALALIDFQNRRALQDFRSRQERTAPAALAAPAEAAEAAVAAAASEPSGPSPQPKPRTP from the coding sequence ATGAAGTCCCCCGACGAGGTGCTACGCGAGGGCGAGCTGGAGAAGCGCAGCGACAGCCTCTTCCAGCTATGGAAGAAGAAGCGCGGCGTGCTCACCTCCGACCGCCTGAGCCTGTTCCCCGCCAGCCCCCGCGCGCGCCCCAAGGAGCTGCGCTTCCACTCCATCCTCAAGGTGGACTGCGTGGAGCGCACCGGCAAGTACGTGTACTTCACCATCGTCACCACCGACCACAAGGAGATCGACTTCCGCTGCGCGGGCGAGAGCTGCTGGAACGCGGCCATCGCGCTGGCGCTCATCGATTTCCAGAACCGCCGCGCCCTGCAGGACTTTCGCAGCCGCCAGGAACGCACCGCACCCGCCGCGCTCGCCGCACCCGCCGAGGCCGCCGAGGCCGCCGTGGCCGCCGCAGCCTCCGAGCCCTCCGGGCCATCCCCGCAGCCCAAGCCCCGCACGCCATGA